Sequence from the Populus nigra chromosome 17, ddPopNigr1.1, whole genome shotgun sequence genome:
ATACTCACAGAAACCTAATAGACACCTGCTTACCATTCTCTCCCTACCTTTATTTCCAACCACGAAACCCTAATCTTACACAGGTTTTCCCATAAATATAAGGAAAGAAAGTTGTTGTGAAATGGACAAAAATGCAGTGTTCACTTACTGCAACCTGGGTTTATGTTAAGATACGAACTgccatatttttatctaaatttacAAGTATAATTTCTGATTCTCTGACCCTTGATGAACAACAAATCACTACCCATCAATGGAGGAAGGGGACCCGCTAATCTCTTCCCTTCTTTATCAACTGTACCACTGCCAGCCATACTGAATTCCTCCACGTAACATTGCCTTCTGATCTCTCACTCTCTGcatttatacacacacacacactctattTCCTCCATACAGGTTCTCCACATCCTAGCGACTCCCTCATTCATGGCTCTCTTTCCCTTACTTCTTCTCATTCTTATGGTTCCTTCCTCTAGTAATGCTCAATGGCCACCTTCACCTGGCTACTGGCCAGGTTCTAGGTTCAGGTCAATGAGCTTTTACCAAGGATACAGAAATCTCTGGGGTTATTCACATCAACGAGTAGACCAGAATGCGTTGACTATCTGGCTAGATAGCACATCAGGTTTAACTCGAGTCCATTAGCTACCTGACATTATAATGCGTCTCTGCTAGCTGTctgaattaatttttgttaggtATCTAATCATAAAGCTTTCTGCacatttaatttatcataatctattgttttttttatcttcgtaACAGGGAGTGGATTTAAATCAGTTAAACCATTTCGATCAGGGTATTTTGGCGCTTCCATTAAGCTCCAACCTGGCTACACTGCGGGAGTTATAACAGCTTTCTATGTGAGGATTGGACTAAATTATATATGCTCATAATAATTTACTGTAATACGTACCTTTCTCTGCTAGTATTACTCTTCTTTAATTAACACAGTAGTCGGTATAGTATATATAAAGATGTTCTTGTATTAatgtctaattaattaatatttgtaatCAATTAATGGCAGCTTTCAAATAGCGAAGCTCATCCTGGGTACCATGATGAAGTGGACATAGAATTTCTCGGCACAACATTTGGGAAGCCTTACACTTTGCAGACCAATGTTTACATCAGAGGAAGTGGGGATGGGAGAATCATTGGGAGAGAAATGAAGTTTCATTTATGGTTCGATCCAACCAAAACCTTCCATTATTATGCCATTCTTTGGAGTCCCAAGGAGATCATGTAAGTTAACCACTACAGTGATCACCTATAATATTTTACAACCAAGCaagttaaaaatgttttttttatttcgaggGCAACTCAACTGgtcaaatattgaatttattttttaatgatcatgAGTTCGAGTCTCTTCAGGGTTACTAGATGCTTACATGACTGTTAATTTTAAGACTCatgaaattaatcgagatatatACAAGTTGGCTCGAACactcacattaattaaaaaaaaatcttcttctaattattatttttttgaaattatgtatatatttttttgacacaATTCTTGGGcgagtaattattttattaactcaAGATTTCTAATTGATCACATGTTTAATTACTAgattaaaagatataaattaatGATAGTATTCAAACAAGagattttctcatttttcttagTTGATCACGTACTACTCGACTGTTATTGTTGAGCTACTAGCTAGCTCACGAAGCTTCttctaattaattagtaaaGAACCAGGTTATAGTCTGTTTATGATCGGCGAGGACAGGAAGAAGTTTCCTGTGAGAGGGtaagaaaataacattatttatgtGGTGATTTTCTCTCTGGCATTTAGCATCATTACTGTCTCTTCACTTAAATAACGAgcacatttgtttttatattgtttgaatatgatgattttaaaaaaataaaaatattattataatatatttttaaataaaaaatatttttaaaaacaacattataaaaaaaatatatcaaacatGCTATTATTATATGTTGTGTCTTCTACAACATCAATCATAAATTCGTTTTCCCAGCTGGCCTCAAAACCAAACGTACATTGCAGCATTAGTAAAGAGCAAGCAACAACACCTATGAGACTTGTAGACAATGATCATGTCACATCGCattcatatatattaaatttgtaaaTTGTAATGAATAAATGTTTCAGATTCCTCGTGGATGATGTGCCCATTAGGAGGTACCCGAGGAAAAGCACGACAACCTTTCCACTGAGGCCGATGTGGGTGTACGGTTCCATCTGGGATGCCTCATCTTGGGCTACTGAAAACGGAAAATACAAAGCTGATTACAGATATCAACCATTTGTTGCTAGTTACACCAATTTCAAAGCAAGCGGCTGCTCAGCCTATTCACCAGCCTGGTGCCACCCTGTGTCCGCCTCTCCGTTCCGGTCGGGTGGGCTCACAAGGCAACAATATAGAAGCATGAGATGGGTCCAAAGACACCACATGGTCTATGACTATTGCAAGGACTACAAGAGAGACCATTCCCTAACACCTGAGTGCTGGGGTTAATACAAGTGATTGCTTGGAACATTGATGTGTCCGCTCCTGTATAGGAAAATGGAAAtcacctggaaaaaaaaaaggaaaagaaaaacagtagAACTTGCCTTGTGATTTCagattttttgtcttttatttatgGAGGTGTCTTGAGATGGTTCCTCGCTGGCTAAAGACATTATGCATGCCAGAGCAGTTGAGCGTCCAAGGCTCCCGAATGGAAAATTTGTTTGATTCGTCCAGTGTTCGAACAGTATGTgtgctttcttttattttttaataaattaaaagtatttttgtaccttcatattttagattttgttatttgatctctgaatatatatatatatatatatatatgagtattTTGCGGTGAATATATGAAAAGGCATCAACAAAGTAGGATGCCCAAAATTTGTTGGTGTTTCCACATGGTCCGTGTCTTTTTATTCATGGTGCTTGTTTTACGTTGTTTTAATCATCTCTTCTAACCTTATTTGTGTTtgagtttatactttatagtttatttggcttttatgttaaattaataaaaaaaaaactaaaatagcagaggtttttattatatctcttcttaaaaaatattattaattaacatagtattttgttttttttccatcaatacctttttttatcttttaatattagatttgttttttaataggaTACCATATTCTCATGGCTCGAATCGCAAATTTAACGGATTAACTCAATTCACTcagattgttttttcttttttttaattaactagttttttcaaatttattatttaatattagattgaatCAATgtttaaattatcatttaatattagaattgttttttattgggttatcttaATTTCATGAAACGAATCGTGAGTCTAGAGGGTTAACTCGGTTGATTCaggttttccttttctttttattaattaactttttttttcaatttcatcatttcatattgggttgattgttttgtttgctttctattaggttattccGACTTCATCACCTAGAAATAATGTTTAA
This genomic interval carries:
- the LOC133677710 gene encoding probable xyloglucan endotransglucosylase/hydrolase protein 32, whose product is MALFPLLLLILMVPSSSNAQWPPSPGYWPGSRFRSMSFYQGYRNLWGYSHQRVDQNALTIWLDSTSGSGFKSVKPFRSGYFGASIKLQPGYTAGVITAFYLSNSEAHPGYHDEVDIEFLGTTFGKPYTLQTNVYIRGSGDGRIIGREMKFHLWFDPTKTFHYYAILWSPKEIIFLVDDVPIRRYPRKSTTTFPLRPMWVYGSIWDASSWATENGKYKADYRYQPFVASYTNFKASGCSAYSPAWCHPVSASPFRSGGLTRQQYRSMRWVQRHHMVYDYCKDYKRDHSLTPECWG